A single Pieris rapae chromosome 2, ilPieRapa1.1, whole genome shotgun sequence DNA region contains:
- the LOC111002904 gene encoding facilitated trehalose transporter Tret1 isoform X2 yields MLCLNILRATINLLLIFAREVWMLYLVRGVTGTCEIGILSIMPAYSAEIASKQIRGALGTIAQLLNAVGMLIMLSLGPYASYLMVNIVYVTMVAVMVVPMFFVPDSPYCMVKKGLIDEAVKTLTYLRDSELLAQEEIKEMSCVSGTKITSNYIKDVAFIKSMGIAVFLSIGVQLVGYSSITLYLQTILEVTNTSVSSELVSVIFGVMQVVACFVTAILSDRAGRKPILAITLGGLAIGMLGLGLFFHVKDSGDTINGFMNYLPLVSLVIVVICYNAGIGSLCVVLIAELFDNLTRSIGISVCITLTMIVGFLNLKYFPLLTETLGSATVFWSFAVISLIYMIFVLFCVPETKQKSFLEIQGVLGRK; encoded by the exons ATGTTATGCCTAAATATATTACGAGCCACCATCAATCTACTGCTCATATTTGCTAGAGAAGTGTGGATGTTGTATCTTGTTAGAGGTGTTACGGGGACCTGTGAAATTGGTATATTGTCTATTATGCCAGCTTACAGCGCGGAGATTGCTAGT aagcAAATCCGTGGCGCTTTGGGCACAATAGCACAACTGCTAAATGCAGTTGGCATGCTTATAATGTTATCATTGGGTCCATATGCGTCGTACTTAATGGTAAACATCGTTTATGTCACCATGGTTGCTGTAATGGTCGTACCTATGTTTTTCGTACCAGATAGTCCATATTGTATGGTTAAGAAAG gtcTCATAGACGAAGCCGTAAAAACCCTTACATACCTGCGAGACTCCGAACTCTTAGCCcaagaagaaataaaagagatGTCTTGTGTTTCTGGTACTAAAATAACTAGTAACTATATTAAGGATGTAGCATTCATAAAATCTATGGGCATTgcagtttttttaagtatcgGAGTACAATTAGTTGGATATAGTTCCATTACTCTATATTTACAGACTATCCTAGAGGTAACTAATACCAGTGTGTCTTCTGAACTGGTTTCTGTAATCTTTGGAGTGATGCAGGTAGTAGCGTGCTTCGTGACGGCCATTTTGAGTGACAGAGCTGGGAGAAAGCCTATATTGGCGATAACGCTCGGTGGATTGGCGATTGGAATG cTCGGTCTGGGCTTGTTCTTCCACGTGAAAGATTCTGGAGACACAATCAATGGTTTCATGAACTACTTACCTCTTGTATCATTAGTTATAGTGGTTATTTGTTACAACGCTG GTATTGGTAGCTTATGCGTAGTTTTGATAGCCGAACTCTTCGATAACTTAACGAGATCCATCGGAATTTCAGTCTGCATAACACTTACCATGATCGTTGGCTTTTTAAACCTGAAATATTTCCCACTACTAACAGAAACCCTGGGGTCCGCTACCGTCTTCTGGTCGTTTGCGGTCATCTCTCTGATATACatgatatttgtattgttttgtgtGCCCGAAACGAAGCAAAAGTCCTTCTTGGAGATTCAGGGAGTGCTgggaagaaaataa
- the LOC111002904 gene encoding facilitated trehalose transporter Tret1 isoform X1: protein MGATANIRQYIIVISVNLTSIGMGMTLSWTSPMLVKLMNEDTQLSERVNEDQASWIVSIGFLSSIVFFPVFYWSVNLYGRKNVMLCLNILRATINLLLIFAREVWMLYLVRGVTGTCEIGILSIMPAYSAEIASKQIRGALGTIAQLLNAVGMLIMLSLGPYASYLMVNIVYVTMVAVMVVPMFFVPDSPYCMVKKGLIDEAVKTLTYLRDSELLAQEEIKEMSCVSGTKITSNYIKDVAFIKSMGIAVFLSIGVQLVGYSSITLYLQTILEVTNTSVSSELVSVIFGVMQVVACFVTAILSDRAGRKPILAITLGGLAIGMLGLGLFFHVKDSGDTINGFMNYLPLVSLVIVVICYNAGIGSLCVVLIAELFDNLTRSIGISVCITLTMIVGFLNLKYFPLLTETLGSATVFWSFAVISLIYMIFVLFCVPETKQKSFLEIQGVLGRK from the exons ATGGGTGCCACAGCGAATATTCGACAatacataattgttatatCAG ttaATTTAACTTCTATTGGCATGGGAATGACCCTGTCTTGGACGTCACCGATGCTTGTAAAATTGATGAATGAAGACACACAGCTTTCTGAACGAGTTAATGAGGATCAAGCTTCATGGATCGTGTCTATTGGTTTCTTAAGCTCCATCGTGT tctTTCCAGTATTCTATTGGTCAGTAAATCTCTATGGCAGGAAGAACGTTATGTTATGCCTAAATATATTACGAGCCACCATCAATCTACTGCTCATATTTGCTAGAGAAGTGTGGATGTTGTATCTTGTTAGAGGTGTTACGGGGACCTGTGAAATTGGTATATTGTCTATTATGCCAGCTTACAGCGCGGAGATTGCTAGT aagcAAATCCGTGGCGCTTTGGGCACAATAGCACAACTGCTAAATGCAGTTGGCATGCTTATAATGTTATCATTGGGTCCATATGCGTCGTACTTAATGGTAAACATCGTTTATGTCACCATGGTTGCTGTAATGGTCGTACCTATGTTTTTCGTACCAGATAGTCCATATTGTATGGTTAAGAAAG gtcTCATAGACGAAGCCGTAAAAACCCTTACATACCTGCGAGACTCCGAACTCTTAGCCcaagaagaaataaaagagatGTCTTGTGTTTCTGGTACTAAAATAACTAGTAACTATATTAAGGATGTAGCATTCATAAAATCTATGGGCATTgcagtttttttaagtatcgGAGTACAATTAGTTGGATATAGTTCCATTACTCTATATTTACAGACTATCCTAGAGGTAACTAATACCAGTGTGTCTTCTGAACTGGTTTCTGTAATCTTTGGAGTGATGCAGGTAGTAGCGTGCTTCGTGACGGCCATTTTGAGTGACAGAGCTGGGAGAAAGCCTATATTGGCGATAACGCTCGGTGGATTGGCGATTGGAATG cTCGGTCTGGGCTTGTTCTTCCACGTGAAAGATTCTGGAGACACAATCAATGGTTTCATGAACTACTTACCTCTTGTATCATTAGTTATAGTGGTTATTTGTTACAACGCTG GTATTGGTAGCTTATGCGTAGTTTTGATAGCCGAACTCTTCGATAACTTAACGAGATCCATCGGAATTTCAGTCTGCATAACACTTACCATGATCGTTGGCTTTTTAAACCTGAAATATTTCCCACTACTAACAGAAACCCTGGGGTCCGCTACCGTCTTCTGGTCGTTTGCGGTCATCTCTCTGATATACatgatatttgtattgttttgtgtGCCCGAAACGAAGCAAAAGTCCTTCTTGGAGATTCAGGGAGTGCTgggaagaaaataa